A window of Malania oleifera isolate guangnan ecotype guangnan chromosome 2, ASM2987363v1, whole genome shotgun sequence genomic DNA:
CACCGCGTTTCTGACTCAGCTCCTAACttgcaacgcgtctccagctgtgtCTCCTGACTCCATCTATAACATAAAAGAGACCCCTccattttgaatatatatatatatatatatatatatatatatatatgtatgtatgtatctaaatttgaattttttaaagaaTCATTTTGAAtcaattatataaaatatttttcgtaaaaaaaatacttatttgaaaaagtaattatccaaaaataatttaaagttacttattattagtacttttttaaataagtatttttttttcataaaatttttgtaaaaaatatttatttttgaaaacaattaaaatatttttttaaataaatacttaattaaatataaatcaaacattatttattcaatttttaaaataaatataataaaaaaaaaatcaccatcTATAGCTAGCTTCTCACTGCAAGCACCTTACCCTCACAATCATTCTTTAAATATTGATTTATCTGCAGAGGATCATAATGTCATGATgaacaatttaaataaaaaaagtaaaaaccATAAGAAATTTCATCCATTGATTTGATTGGATTCATGATAGCATGCAGGATTCTAGAATGGCAGTGATTATGTTGGCCATGACCTAGCAAGGTTAGAATTTgaaagaaggaaaatataaggtAAAATTAATGTAAGGTAGTGCATTATTGGGAATTTTTTGCTTAGCTATTTTGAagcatataataaaaataaaatattttatgaagcAAATAATTTCTCCACAAACAATAATTAATTagtgtttggtaaaaaaaaaataattaattggtgtttttaaaatgtataatagaagtttatatttgaatttatgtaaaaTTAAACTCAAAATTTATCAGCGAGGGCATTTTTTCAACTAAATCCTCAAAGCAGTTGTTTTGAGCATGGAGTAAGGTTTAGTCTTTGAGTGATAAGTgaccttttaatatatatatatatatatatatatatatatatatatatattttaaataatggTGTCTGAGACACTTTGAACACTCGACTAATTTATTGggacacattttttttttactaaaaatagATATTTTGAATTAGGGTTTCACATCCTATATTAGGTTCATCTTCTACATTGGAGAGGAGAAATGTCTTAACCCTAAAAACCTCCACCAATGCATAGAATATTCTAAATTGAGTGTCAAGAAGTCTCCAGGGCCATGAGGTGTCTCCAAAACTCTCCCTCCTACCAACATTCATTCATCTTGGACAAGTTGCATCAAGGGCTTCAAAGATTTTGGACaaggattgagttttaaattaaactTACTAAAGTTGGATTGATATAAAATTCCACCACATTTGAGAAATAGGTTCTGAGGTGCCTTTGATTTGTACAAAAAAAAACCCTTATACAAATTAATTTATATTAAGTTTCATTCAAatccaaacaaattaaaatttaagaaccaaaaattcatactcccaaacactGCCTAATGTaactttttgtttaaattttgcgaGATCTTATATATTTAACATATTTGATCTTTtgatattattttacaaaatttgtcTTACTAAATTGAGATTGAGTCTAGCTCACATGATAATAATTTTCTTAATGCAAGCATAATGTGACAATTAATATTGATGGACTCCTATATTACAACCACGCATATAAGAACATGTAGccaaaaaaatatacaaaatattAAAAGTATGCATAAACCAATGTTCCAATCAAGTATGATTCCAAAAAACaatcaagaaaaaaatagaaaaacaccAATATTTGGTTTCAAGATAATTTTATAATTCTCTTTTGGCATTCACATAAGTATCTAATCCCTATATCCATGAATGCAATAAAAAATTCTCACAAACACACTTTTCACACTATTAGGGCACACACGTGCTTGTGCCCACAAAAATAAAGAGTGTACACTTAAGCGCATGGGGAGTTGTGAAGAAGTTCTAGCTTTGGTTGCCCCAACTAGGGTTTTATACAAAGAGGAAAATGTCAAAGTTTGATATagattgttggtccacaaccgaatagcttaagcttttaggtaaaagtggtaatctaacatggtatcagagctctagTTATTAGGAAGTCCTAGGTTCTAATCTTGTCGCCCATTTTATTCTGTGGTATTATttgtcatttgtttatctctccacgtgctatcaGGCTGAACGTGGGGGGAGTgtaaaagcttgatatacattattggttcacaacctaatagcttaagcttttaggtaaaagtggtaatctaacaggaAAGTGAGAGTGATCTCCCAAAGTTAATTAAGGGTGCAATTCTCCtctttatttctaatttttcaatgcttctctttatttttagctCCCCCCCACCCCAACACATACATCTTatgaatttatcctctctctctctctctcttctcaattgcACTTTACTCATTTTATGTGTAATTATTTCTTGCTTTACATTAGTTTCACCTATTGTGGGCCCCTCGAGATGACATTGATGATGTTTATCAGTTTTTTCTTCATCATAACTTCACCTTCTTTAATTTCATCTTGTTAATCTTTCGTTTGTACTATAAAATTACAAATCCCTTGAGTGGGGTCCTTGCCACATCATAGCATCAATTGCATTTTTGAATGAAGTCAATTATCTATATGTCATGGTCATAGCCTTAGTACCGACAGAACTTGCAAGACGATTCAAGGGGTGCCTACTCACACCCAAATGCAATGGTTGGGGTCAGCATAGATTGAGTTTTTTAAACCTACATTGTGATATACACTAGAAGATGTCTAAGGGATGCAATTCTCAAAGCTCCTTTGGGAATTGTTAGATCTCCATTTCTATATTTGATTCATTCTTATCTTCTTACTTGTCTTTCTAAAGCTTTGATCTGCGCTCATCTAactgattttttctttttatgtcCTTCTCTTTCTTGGCATTGCTTTTCtgattttatctctctctctttctctctctctctctctctctctctctctctctctctctctctctctatatatatatatatatatatatatatatacccacatGCTCCAATAGCTAGAATAGCTAGTAAATTTAAGAGtttctatgtgtgtgtgtgtgtgtgtgtgtgtgtgagagagagagagagagagagagagagagagagagagagagagagagagagagagagagagagagagagaggagagcaaATGTTAGAGTATCGTGACCTGTACATCAATGCCAACCCTCTACTGTTTAGGTTTGGGACTTCAAGTGCCTCAACGTTGAAATGCCTAACATACTCCCCGATCCTTTGTCTAATTTCCACATGTTGATTATTCAAAAGAGCATCAAGTTGGTTGAAAAACAACTTGTGTTTGTTTTCTAGTTAGACTTCTTCAAGGTCCTAACAAATGTTATGCTTGTAATGACAACCAAAGCATCGTGTAGGATCATCAATGCCCTAAAGATTTCTTAGTGGTCTATGGGATCCAAAGCATAGTGAACTtaaagacttgaaagcttgcgtaaaaggaaaataaaaatgacaCAATAAACTTAAAATAGGGAATAGAAAGAGAGAAAATGTTAGTTTAAGATACAGAGCAAACATTTTAAGTCTTAAATTTAAATCCACCTCGATTAATTTGGATAAACTCAATataaattcttattatttttatatatccaAATTCACATAGATTCAAATCCTATccaactaaactctaaacccccaaaccctatGCTTCGAAATGCCAAAGTCACCACAAATTACAAAGAGAAGTGAAAGCACAGAGGGATGTATCATATGgcttgatttatttatttttgacttTCCCAGAGGCTTAAGCTTCACCAGCCATTGCCAATAATTAATGAAACACAGCATCTATGTATAGAAAATATGAAAAGAGTCCTCAATTACCTAATCCCATGACTAATTGATTCTTGATTTGATTGAATTCATGATAGCATGCATGGTTAATGACTTTACaagtttgaaagaaaaaaattagttaaattaAACAATACCCAGTTGAAAAGTAGCACATCATCAAGTAACATTTAttacttacaaggaaaaatgaaTGGAGTGGAAGTTAATTTTTCCTATATATGTAGAAAACTAAGTAGAAGGAAAAGATAGCAGAAAAGGACTTGCCCAATTCCTCTAAATGAAGCCCAATCCATTCAATAATGGATGAAAAATATGAGGATagaaaatatgtgtgtgtgtgtgtgtgtgtgagacaAGAAATAATATtaacaaattttatatatacacacacatataagaTTATATTTGACAATGTGAGTTCAAACCAACTTGCTTTCaatgaaaaattttgtaaaatttgatataattttgtactataaTTTTGATTCACGTAATCTCAATTCTCAAAGTTTATGTTTTCAAAGGAATGGTAAGTAATaatcatttttacttttatttttttatttaattgagtAGTAAGAGGTAAATATAAGCTcacttcctttcttttctttttgcctttcctatatttttttcaatatatatatttccttccAAATGTGCTGTAAATAAGAAGCCACCATTAATGTCATTTTATTGCAAATCAAATatattctttttcttccttagcaAAATACACTACCCTCTTGAAGATTGTTAAAATTACGAAGATTGATATCTActaatatttaggaaaatacatTGACTTCCcttgatatttaaatataatgACAATTGAATCTCCTATACTGATCCTATGCTACAAAGCTACATAGTTATcttaatagaaaattttaatcCATTATATAGTAAGTGGAATAAGTTTaacttgaaaaacaaaaaaaacactCATATTATTTTAACATGAGAATGCCagcttaaattaattaaaaaagaaGGATACACTTACTCATGGAAAGATGCATGTACcaattattttccatgatttcttGTTTTCTATGATTCTTAGAGATTTAGATTTCATTTTTATATAAGCATAGCATATCAAAAAACTTTTATTTGTTTATAGGAGATAATCAACTAGTGGAAGGGACACCTAGTGGGGAAAAAACCTTAATGGAAGgatggatctctctctctctctctctctctctctctctctctctctctctctctctctctctctctctctctctctctctctctctaagtacAAATTCTAAGAAATGTAAATGTAATTTCTCTACCCCTAATTTCCCATATGATTTTTTTGGGTACAAAAAGAATCGAAGAATGGAGTAGAAGTGTAATTGGTTCAATTTGGTTAGTTTCAtctaaaattaacaattaaactgagttaatcattttttaaaatttataaatgaaATTAAGCCATCAATTTAATTGATCAACTTGATTATTAATTCATGGGTTCTTACAATTTTTGCATTGATACAACTTACTCAAAGCGGCATTTGCGTTTTATCAAATACATGATAGAGGTATTAGGCTTTCATGTCAAACATATTTGTTGATCCCATTTACTATAGGTGGACTaaggtttattttgaaaatcatcgaACTTAATTGcaacctaattaattaatttccgaGTTGATTGATGCAATTAGTCCAATTTAACCAAGTGAAAGTTCAACCTTAACCCATGAATTTTATCCAACCTTCTACTAAAGTTtctagttttcttttcttttcttttttttttttttaaaagaattggtTTGTTTTCTTgtaaaattgaaaatcaatttttaaaaaatttaaacaaaaatcaaAACTGATACCAAGCCGAAGTGTAAAATAGTTTAATTTTAGGatgatttttttagttttttagtgATTTTTGTATACACATAATGGAACTTCATGGAAGGTAGGAGTGTACTAGTAGTTTCAGAGTCTCACCACATTTACTCTAACAAGTCCCCATGGgctaataatttaatattattgagaaattcttttatttttttggctcATTAGAGGCTCACATTGGAATTGAGTTGCACAAGAATAGATAGCTTATCTCTCGTCTTATATCTTTTCTTACCTATTTCATATTCGAACGTGGCACTAGcaatatgaaaatttcaaaatttaaccaTTGGAATGTAATGTCCCCTAAGGATCGAAGAAGAATAGAGAAATTACATTTGTGAGtttatcaaattttaatttagaaaattaagtgatGGATGAAATGCTTATATTTACGTGTAGATGCACCTAAAATGTAATGgcttaaaaatttaaatcaagttaCTTATCACCTATCAAATCCATatgaaaaatctttgttgctaaCAAATACTATACCCAACTCTTCTTTTAGTCGCTACAAGCTCAGAAAACCTCAATTATATAGTTCTTTCACATAATATTTATAATGGATCGAACACATGTATTATTATTAAGATCAATAACATGAAATTTTACTATTGAGGAATTACAAATTCCATGAACAAAAGCAATCTCTTGTCAGTCACTCTCTTGTGGGTATAGCCCATAGGATTATGAAAACTAAATGGTTATAACTAATAACATCAGCATAATTGGCACCTGACTACAAATTCAACTCAAAAAATCTAAAAAaggatacatacatacatacatatatatatatatatatatatatatatatatatatatatatatatcatgctgGCCAAAAGGAGGGGGGCCCTCCATGAGAGTAGTCATTCAACTTGGGTGGCAAACTTGGGCTTTTGAGACTGTGGGCTGGGCCTTACTAGCTTGTCAACTTGATAGTGGTTGAATTTCCAATTGGTTGGGCTATCCCTTGTAAATGAATAAAAAGAATGGCTCCTGGCCAATAGTGAAACAAACAAAGCCTAAGAAAATAAGCTACCCTATATGAAtgtaagaaaatattttattttctaactATTTAAAAATTTCCATTACACATACATGTAAATGAATTATACTAACATTAATTTTACATTCCCAAGGTTGTTCAATGACTTTCATGACTTTACACGGATTTAAATCTTGCATATATGATTTTTTTAGTGTGATAGTTAAGATTTTTGGTATTAAAGTGATTGATATGAAGGGTAGATGGTCAGGCATGCTCAATATCCAAGTTTAGTAGATCCATTAATTATCCAAATGATCTTAGACATCATCATATTCAATATAGATAGATAGGGTATATTAAAAAAAAGGGAACTATTAACTTAGAAGTTTGATTTTGGTGTAACAAATATAGAGCCTTTGGCTTTATCATTGAAGATGCAAGGCATCCCTCTCTATTACCCTCCAACATGCTTTCACACTTGGTTGTTAGCATGCATTAAAGCATTAACTTGTGCTTTGCACTTTGTTAAATTCCATGCTTTCATTGTTTGTGCATACAATTTTGTTTTGAGTTGAAGGTGAAATGATAAATGAATAATTGCACTTGTAATAACATTTCAATACAATCTTATTACAACATTCATCTATGGATGTATCAGAAAATGAAATATTGAATATTTATAAGACGTACATCAGGATTTCATTTTTAGAGCCATGATAGCATTtcattctaaaaaaataaaagatcaaCCTTACCTTAGCCTGCTAGGgcaccaaaaatatttatttatagaaGTACATCTTTTATTATAAATGCCAAGCATTTTGATTGCCTAGCTTCCAAAAAAATCTACAAAATCTTGTGTAGGTAAGAATATAACCGTCAAAAgtttaaacataaataaaaagCTACCATACTTGGTTGCAATTGTGTGGACTATATACGCCTAGCATGCATTAGTTGTGAGGACTATATATGCCTAGCATGCATTTCcttgtaaaactatatatatcaACTTCAACTAATTAGCCTAGAACAAACATACGCGAATTAATTTTAGTCAAAGTGAATGTGCCAAAAATATGAGTACTCTTAATCATTTAGATACGTTGATTCTAAGGCTAGGCCTGGTAAAATGGATAAAATCCATTAATTCGATCCGAATTCAATCCGCTTAAATTGACTCTTAACTGATCCGCACTTTAAATAAGTTAAATATGATTTAAACATTTTTTGTCCGCTTCTAAATGAGTCAGTTGGTGGATTTAAGATTTTATCCAATAGATATCCGCTTATCCGCTAACAACTAATGTTTAAATTCAGTGATAATCCTATATGCTCATGCCAATTAGGCATCGAATCAATTAGCATAAGCTCTATTGGCCAAGACCTAGTCCCACACTCTCAACTCTTGCACTACTGAATGCGTCTCTAGGTATACCCTATGCCCACATTCAAATTCAAGCTCAAATACTCAGTTTTCTTGTGATTAGAACAAAAGTCTCCAAATTTATgctctgaaaaataaataaaaaattataattttgtgattagttattaaaattttaatatattatcaaattataattttaaaaataactacaGTTATTGTGTTACAAAATAAATTGGtcattggataaaaaaaaaattatattagggatGAGAATAACGGATTATCCGCCATTCGGCACAGATTATCTGATCTGAACCGCTATAAATCTGCAACTTAAATGAGTCCGATATGGATTGTAACATCCTCACCCGATAATCCGCCTAATCGGCCACGAATTATTTGACCTGATCCATTTTGCTTAGTCTAATTCTAACATATAAATAACTTTATTTGATTGACCACTTTTCACAATAAATGTCAAATACTTTTATCCAAATTTTACGAAATCTCtatcataaaaaataatattctaaATTAATAAGCCCATGCACATGTGTTACTTATCTATGGCATGCTAAAAATCTAGAAGGACATTGGGCTTAGTGGAAGCATTCACATAAACATCATGCTATTCAACAAAAAAATTATCCCCTAGCTTGCCATCTACATAACTAACCAAATCAGGTAGGTGGTTTTCCTAGGTTGCTTATTATTCActtattgagaaaaaaattttttttgccAGTATATATGGTCATTTATGCTTTATTTTTACACTAAATTATATTGATCACTTCATAAATTATATTCGTAGATTGTTTAGATTGGTCATGCATGTCCTCACTTGATTTGGTGGTATCTGAAAGGATTCGAAGGGTTCGTATAGGTTAAAGTTCCGGACCCTAAAAAAATTATTATCCATACATTGTCATAGTAAGGGATGGCAATCAAAGGTGGAGGGTGGGGGTGGGGGAGTATAATTACTCTTTGAACTCAACCATTGGGCTAACTAACAAACAAAATATAATGAAAGATAATAAGAGAGTAAGCTGACTAATTACTCTTCAATGGTGGTTATTCTTATTCCAAGTTGACATCTCACCAAAGTGATGATGCCCATTTGAAGACCACAATGATATATATTCCCACAATTAGTGAATCCCTGTTCCCTGTGGATGACCAGTAAGATAGTAAGCaactaattattatttttttgtgaaggagagagagagagagagagagagagagagagagagagagagagagagggagagagagagagttgctatatatatatattctcatcaTCATCAATGTGTGTAGTACATGCATTAACCTACTTATGTTCCACAAATAACAACTACTCCACCTTCCACCCTCCCCAACAATAGTAATGTTTTGTACATCATCTCATCATGATAACTACAATTTACCAACTAATTAACCTTtgatgcctctctctctctctctctctctctctctctctctctctctcatcatctctctctctctctctctctctctctctgcctttATATCACTATTCACATCTCTCTTTCACAAGTGTGGTGATTATTACTGCTCCCTGACAACATATTAACGCAGCTACATACAAGAATTCTTTCATGGCCACCCACCTCTTACTCTTTTGTGAATGCAGTGTGACCTTATTCCCCTCCAAGCTCCCTTCATCCTCAAACTGGACAGAACTATAATAGTACAAAAGCTTCATGAACAGTCTTAATTACAAATCCctccaccaccccccccccccaaaaaaaaaaaaacccaaaaagagaaagaaaagaaaagaaaaacacgcatatatatgtatacatgtgGGTTGTTTGGCAATTTTAAAAAGCATTTTTTGTTTTCCTTACTTCAAGAGGAATCTAAGGCTTTGAATTTCaacagttttatgaaaaagaagaaGCTAGGGCTTGATGACTTTGAAGCAAAGGACCAAAAAtttcgaaaaagaaaaaaagaaaggaaagaaaaaaaggggtatatatatgtatatgtattggGTATAGGAGGAAATTAATTAAGAAGTTAACTATTCAAGTTGGAAATCGAGAAAAGGAGGGAAGGAAGAAACATCTCTCATCAGCTCCTCCAAGTCCCACTCTCCCATTTTCACAATGTTATTATTAATTTCTCCTTCTTCCCACGATGAGTTCCCATTCATATTAACTCCCCCACCTCCCATGCTTTCCACtactttgttattactattaagATTAACACTAGTACTGTTAATATTGTTGCAGCTGCTGTTCATCACACCGCAGCTCATGCTGCCGCCGTAGGGGTTACTGCTGTAAACGACGCCGTTCCTGTCAAACATACTGCTCTGGCTAGGTTTACCACTTTCTTCATCAACATTAATGCTTATGCTCTCTAGAGGAGGAACAAACAGGTCATCCCCAGCTTCCACCCCAAACACACCACTCCCAAAAAACCTATTACTCTCCCCATAGAACTCTTCACCACCACCACCGCCGGCGCCACGGCCGCCGCTGCCGAGGAACCCTACTTGGGGCATGCTTGGGGCTCCGTGGCCGTAGTACCCGGAACTCAAATGTGGGTCGGGCACGAGGAACGGGTCGGGCAAATGGGTATTAAGACCCTGCATGGCTTGCATGGATGAGGACGAGGACGAGGACAATGAGTCGACGTTGTAAATGGCCGAGATATCGATGATGGCTTGTTGGTGATCTTGAGTTGTGGCGGCAGAGGAAGACATGAACCCTGGCATGAGGAGGTGATGGTGATCTTTGTTGAGATTGAGCTGATCAGAGGAGGAAGAGTCGCTGGTGTTTGGTGAAGGTGTGGAGGGTGAAGCGTTCTTTAGTCTTTTCTTCACCGTTGAGTTCCAAAAATTCTTTATTTCGTTGTCTGTGCGCCCAGGCAAACGCGCCGCAATTTGTGACCACCTTGGGAATTAAGAGAAAATGATGTGTGAGATTTTGAATTGTATGGTTTGCATGGGAGTTGTTCaaattgtatattattattattattattattattattattataagcgTGTTTACGTACATCATTTGTGATTTCTTCATTAATCTAAACTGCATATGCATAGTACGAAGTGAGTCTGCTGACACCATCTCAGTGATCTCACAGTGGGTGTCTTTTAACCATATAGGTATAGGGGTTTAATATCAACCTTACAATTAACAAATATCTTTCATAGAATAAATTGATAAATTCAAGCCTCCTATTAAAATATTAAGGTTTTATTCTTGATTGTTTCGACTTTTTATTTTGAGATAATATCttgatattttaataaaaaaatattagttaTCGAAGTGAACCAATCATCTCTGTAGATTAATCAAGTGTTCAAAGGTATTATgcactattatttattttttttaaaaattatataacataatagtaaacaaaaaaaattaaaggaataATGTCATCATAGTTATGCTGAAACTATAACATGTAAAACAAGCTCATATAATTATAATCATTGTGTGCCTAAAagtcaaaatacatgataaaaaaAATGCTTAATGTCATAGGCGGGCCAACGTGGTAGAGAGAATGTAGAAAGCTAATTAAGAGTAGAAGGGGCCGGATGCTATCCGTTATCCTCCGACCACATGGAGTACATTGAGATGGTCAAAGCCTCGTGATGAATAGCACCACTCATActcatcaaaaataaaaaataattatttcttaacttgttttaaaattttcttttaaatcatttttGACGAGTAATCATAATTAAGATATAACACCCatgctttaattttattttatgggaCATGTGAATTTTAAATTATTACGTATTAGATTGTGGGTTTTATTGTGTAAATCAAGCTCAATAAgtctttcctatatatatatatatatatatatatatagagagagagagagagagagagagagagagagagagatgatggcTTTAAATTCAAGTATGGAGGTTAAAACTTCCCTTTTGCTCTACTTTTTCTTTGCATGGCAATATGAGAAAGGGTGATGGTTGGCATATGGACTTTTTTCACAGAAGCAATTGTTTTTACTCAAAGAGTCATatgtatatgcatgcatatacaaTGACATCTTGTGCACGTGTGAACATGTATATATGTGCATGCGGGGAGTGTGGGGTTTTTCCATTCacgcattattattattattattattattattgataattCGAGAACTCCGGCCACCATCATGCCATTTTGAACACTATGGTGTAGCACCAAATCTGGCGGAGTGAAAATCATCCGTCCATTGATGCACCCCTAGTAATTCACCGAGATAAACTCTCAAGGTTAGGGTATTGAGCTTATGACCTTAGGGTCACCAAAGTTACAAGTCGCCCTTACAACTTGCGCCAACCTGACTGGACATTATTATTAATGACAGTGGTGGTCAAGCTCAGGTTCTCTCTTAATTAATTCTTATCATTGTCAGGTAATGAGTCGAAATTCAAATTCCTAAGCAACAAGTATTGTTTTTGTCTTAGCAAGTTTTTGTAAGATGAAGAATTGAgatattcatttatttttctatacaATGGTAATAATTAATGTTAGTAATTAAAGGtggtttcaaaaataatttttaattctcTTTATAGCATGTCCTTTTAAGAAAAATTCTATTAAATTTAGAGTGGAGGGAAAAACCttgtattgaaaattttaatttcaattgaaaaaaaatgACTAAACCTTCAAGTTAAAGAGGTTTTGATGTCATATGGAAGAACTAATTTTACCTTAAAATTTACATTATGATCAGGTATGGTTCTAATAAGAATAGTTCTAAATTATTAAATGTACACGACTTTCTGTTTGAGATAATATCTTGATATTTAAGTAAAGAAAGGTAGAGGGGTGGACCCATTTGTCTTTGCTCCAAGAAGACTACACAAACAGTTGTTGAATGAAAAATTAAtgaagagaagagaaagaaatTAAATGAAAAGATAGCTTATATTAATTGTGTTTGGCCATTACACTTTCTCTTTTTAATTGATTCCTTAATTTTGATTTATAATCTCTTCTTTAACTtctattaattttgaaaattaaaactaaGCCCATAGCTAGATTAATCTGAGCTTCTGTCCatagatataatatatatagttcATTTTCTCATCCCAAATGGAGAACAAAGGATTGAGTTTGTAAAAGGGGTTGAAGTACacacaaagtaaaaaaaaaaaaaactttttttttttttaaattgatatTTTCAGTtaattaaacatatatatatatatatatatattgatatatttcaACATcatgaagtaaaaaaaaaatctttttaactTTCTGGTAGGCaacaaattaataatattattatacttaactaaaagtataaataataatgatCACTCTGAATTCAAAAAA
This region includes:
- the LOC131147856 gene encoding transcription factor MYB83-like; this encodes MRKPTDPSSGKNGAGGGNKLRKGLWSPEEDDKLISYMLSNGQGCWSDVARNAGLQRCGKSCRLRWINYLRPDLKRGAFSPQEEELIIHLHSLLGNRWSQIAARLPGRTDNEIKNFWNSTVKKRLKNASPSTPSPNTSDSSSSDQLNLNKDHHHLLMPGFMSSSAATTQDHQQAIIDISAIYNVDSLSSSSSSSMQAMQGLNTHLPDPFLVPDPHLSSGYYGHGAPSMPQVGFLGSGGRGAGGGGGEEFYGESNRFFGSGVFGVEAGDDLFVPPLESISINVDEESGKPSQSSMFDRNGVVYSSNPYGGSMSCGVMNSSCNNINSTSVNLNSNNKVVESMGGGGVNMNGNSSWEEGEINNNIVKMGEWDLEELMRDVSSFPPFLDFQLE